A single genomic interval of Spinacia oleracea cultivar Varoflay chromosome 6, BTI_SOV_V1, whole genome shotgun sequence harbors:
- the LOC130463116 gene encoding NAC domain-containing protein 82-like — MFYLPKKCLGQNMGPKCINDVNIYDHSPWELPSLSYLHSKDRIWYFFCPRVMQDNGKTPRKTLKNGYWKETGRVTTLTHKQYHVGDLKTFISHIGVAPKGERTNWVMKEFNLTEYMIQEMCVVDNSYVLCKVYEKSGPGPKNGAEYGAPYDKSEWDNKFDNQNTHNCPSVYVNQVQGSDPSNSNCGQNINASETNATNFAGIEPTFNIEELLEGFTNQEQTTTADVQMEDAFTIEELVQGTQNDNNNNTSSLVQMESAIDDLMGDPNQDDTTWIDAMREPSFTIQELFGGPDITLDEFLDLDFGKL; from the coding sequence ATGTTCTATTTACCGAAGAAATGTTTGGGCCAAAACATGGGTCCGAAATGCATAAATGACGTAAACATTTATGATCACTCGCCTTGGGAATTACCATCATTGTCATACCTACATTCTAAAGACCGTATTTGGTATTTCTTTTGCCCGAGAGTAATGCAAGATAATGGTAAGACCCCTAGGAAGACTCTAAAAAACGGGTATTGGAAAGAAACGGGCAGGGTTACCACACTTACTCATAAGCAATATCATGTTGGTGATCTTAAAACGTTCATCTCCCACATAGGGGTGGCACCAAAAGGAGAACGTACTAATTGGGTTATGAAAGAATTCAACTTAACCGAATACATGATACAAGAAATGTGTGTGGTAGATAACTCATACGTGCTTTGCAAAGTGTATGAAAAAAGTGGTCCGGGGCCAAAAAATGGAGCAGAATACGGGGCTCCATATGACAAGAGTGAATGGGACAACAAGTTTGATAACCAAAACACACACAACTGTCCTAGTGTGTATGTTAACCAAGTACAAGGAAGTGATCCTAGCAACTCGAATTGTGGTCAGAACATCAATGCTAGTGAAACCAATGCAACAAACTTTGCAGGCATCGAGCCTACTTTCAACATCGAAGAACTGCTAGAGGGTTTCACAAACCAAGAACAAACCACTACGGCAGATGTGCAAATGGAGGATGCATTCACGATTGAAGAACTAGTCCAGGGTACGCAaaacgacaacaacaacaacacctcaAGTCTAGTTCAAATGGAAAGTGCTATAGATGATCTAATGGGTGATCCAAACCAAGATGACACAACTTGGATCGATGCGATGAGAGAACCTAGTTTCACGATTCAAGAACTTTTTGGTGGTCCGGATATTACTCTTGATGAATTTCTTGATTTGGATTTTGGGAAACTATGA
- the LOC130462507 gene encoding protein FAR-RED IMPAIRED RESPONSE 1-like: MRTSKEGEGVVGSKRRLQLNQVLELDGEEELLDDVGEYCSDDGFDEDDGVGDGVESEDGGVEEVEVGEERWEDDEDDVVDDYDEALDEGDELDEELCIENDDDLNEVNDDNYDESGEMGVGRNTTCMEDGDIGCPGDGDGVSTINADLYTTPTKRNKGPVLSTPSVGMSFANWEALNNYFRSYGEQQGFGVVCMGGNKSGVKDSETGKSNSLRTYVWRCECHGRPKYRRMVNGRVVTCAEEPILKRKTKKCSCPVMLYGARTKENLWVVKSVIENDHDSGAPVAQIFNNLAGRRNGVENIGFTKKDVHNILNRRMRLRLRDGDAVAMINYLDKMTKDNQKIFHLHRLDKTGKLQDVMWVDARSRAAYEYFGDVVCFDSTYLTNKYELPFSNFVGVNHHGQTILLGCALVSHETAETFVWLFRAWLSCMGGKAPAAIMTDQDEKGN; encoded by the exons ATGAGAACTTCTAAGGAGGGTGAAGGAGTGGTTGGAAGCAAAAGGAGGTTGCAATTAAACCAG GTTCTTGAATTGGATGGGGAGGAAGAGTTGTTGGATGATGTAGGGGAATATTGTAGTGATGATGGGTTTGACGAAGATGATGGGGTAGGTGATGGTGTAGAGTCTGAAGATGGTGGAGTTGAGGAGGTAGAAGTTGGTGAAGAACGTTGGGAAGATGACGAGGATGATGTTGTGGATGATTATGATGAAGCATTAGATGAAGGAGATGAATTAGATGAAGAATTGTGTATTGAAAATGATGATGACCTGAATGAGGTTAATGATGATAATTATGATGAATCCGGAGAAATGGGAGTGGGGCGAAACACTACTTGTATGGAGGATGGAGACATTGGATGCCCTGGTGATGGAGATGGGGTTTCAACCATTAACGCAGATTTGTATACAACTCCTACGAAGCGGAACAAAGGTCCCGTTCTATCGACCCCTTCTGTTGGAATGTCTTTTGCTAATTGGGAAGCATTGAATAACTATTTTCGATCCTATGGGGAGCAACAAGGTTTTGGTGTAGTGTGTATGGGAGGGAATAAGAGCGGGGTGAAAGACAGTGAAACGGGCAAATCGAATTCCCTGAGGACCTATGTTTGGCGGTGTGAGTGTCATGGAAGGCCAAAATACCGGCGGATGGTGAATGGCAGGGTAGTTACCTGCGCAGAGGAACCAATTCTTAAGAGGAAGACGAAGAAGTGTAGTTGCCCTGTTATGCTATATGGGGCTCGGACCAAAGAGAATTTATGGGTTGTGAAGAgtgtt ATTGAAAATGATCACGATTCAGGTGCACCTGTGGCTCAGATTTTCAATAACTTAGCGGGAAGAAGGAATGGTGTAGAGAATATTGGTTTTACGAAAAAAGACGTGCATAATATTTTGAATAGGAGGATGCGATTAAGGCTACGAGATGGGGATGCTGTTGCGATGATAAATTATTTAGATAAAATGACAAAGGATAATCAAAAAATTTTCCATCTGCACCGGCTTGATAAAACAGGGAAGTTGCAGGATGTAATGTGGGTTGATGCTCGTAGCAGAGCCGCGTATGAGTACTTTGGGGATGTGGTTTGTTTTGACTCCACGTACTTGACAAACAAGTATGAGTTGCCATTTTCGAACTTTGTTGGGGTGAATCACCATGGGCAAACAATTTTGCTTGGATGTGCATTAGTGTCTCATGAAACCGCGGAAACGTTCGTTTGGCTCTTTAGGGCATGGTTGTCTTGTATGGGGGGTAAAGCTCCCGCTGCTATTATGACCGACCAGGATGAGAAAGGCAATTAG